gtaatgtcatGCGTATAATATTCAATCATCGTACTGGAAACGGTACAGGGAAAGAGATAGAACTATACTTATAGATATGAATGTCCATCTTGTGAATGTACTTTGGTTACTGTCTTATTCACACCCGTGTGTCTCTGCTGTGGTATGCGAAGGGTATGTAAGATTCTTTTGAAATCTTAATGTATAATTTCAGTTTATGCAATATTTTAGTGGAAATATATTTGAATCAGTTACGAGCCTCTAGAAACTTCCTTATATATCACTTCTTTGTTAATACTGggatagaatattgtattttaacattttattgTAGATTGAAAGGACTTACATGTTGTAGTGGTTTTGCTGGACATGTTTGGAACGAGACAGTTCACAACTGTACAAGTCAGTAATGTTTCATCGATGAATATGTGAACTACTGAAAGATGCATGCATTTGAAATCtaagaaaaacaagaaacaaTTCTACATGCAGTTATGGTATGTGCAATGAATTCTTCGATAGTTTTATCGTTGAAATTCTTGCAGCGAATTACGGGAAACAGGTACCCAAAAGCGTATAGgaatattttaattgatttccGAATAATTCATGTTAATTAAATACCATTTCTGTTAAAATGGCATAACTTATTTCCCCAGTTAAGTATAAAACTCTTGTGTATGATTTAAACATTCATTTTAGAATATATGCTAAATTGATCTTATACAGGATGTATGTCCGGGTTTCATGGAGAACACTGTGCTTCGTCTTGTCCTTTTCCGCATTATGGTATTCATTGTGGCTTAATGTGCAACTGTAGTGAAGAGGAGTGCCATCATCAATATGGCTGCAAAAGAAGCTTTGGAGGTAAAATCCACATCATCAGGCAATATCTAAACACCTCATTATCTCTAGAAATAAGGTGCTATATCAGTTGTCTTttacttttacatacatgtattatcgtATCATAAGTAAAGATAGCTCAAGGTTTTACTGTAAATCTTACCTCTCTCCTTGGCTTTGATAGACTGTGATCCGGGGGTTTATGGTAGATATTGTGAATTAACATGTCAATACCCAGGATTTGGAAAGCAGTGTCAAAGGAAATGTGAATGTGAAGAACAGATCTGTAACCCGATTAAGGGATGCATATTAGGTAAATAGAAACACTAATATTTTTGCTTAGTTGCCTATGTAGACCATACAGAGTATAGTTTtggtaaatatatgtatttcaatatttcagAACTCATTGAAGTATGTAAAGGGTTTTATATTCAAAACTCTAAAAATAGATTTATGGAGATCTGTTTCTGATGAGCTTCCTATATGGAGGCAGCCTTACTAGACAGAATCATGCACATGCATCATATGCTGATTCATTCAAAGAACGAGGCTGGATTTTGTCTGTACTTTAAGGAAGTGAGATTCCAAATCATACATATACCTGAAAGGAAATGTGATCAATGGTGATTGTTGTTGAACTAGAACATGATTTGACCTTTTGCCACTTACGTACAATTCgtaaattgatttatttgtttCAACTAGTTATGCCTGTTGATACCTGTATAATCACACCATGAGAAGTACAAcataaaaaagtgaagataacgaacagtgatcaatctcgtaactcctataaggaatacacaattaagggttgggcaaacatggaccatTGGATATACccggggtgggatcaggtgcgtaggggcagtaagcatcccttacatcccttgttgaccggtcatacaaATCATTACAGTAAACCAATGCACACTTGTTTTCTAACAGTTAAATGTAGCaggttaaaaataaatattgactTATTGACACATTTATACTCCAAGAAAAT
Above is a genomic segment from Ostrea edulis chromosome 3, xbOstEdul1.1, whole genome shotgun sequence containing:
- the LOC130046334 gene encoding multiple epidermal growth factor-like domains protein 6 isoform X1; the encoded protein is MNVHLVNVLWLLSYSHPCVSAVVCEGLKGLTCCSGFAGHVWNETVHNCTRCMSGFHGEHCASSCPFPHYGIHCGLMCNCSEEECHHQYGCKRSFGDCDPGVYGRYCELTCQYPGFGKQCQRKCECEEQICNPIKGCILDSSSPDAGPLAKTTTAYPLNEVNENFNTLAVEINSCIRTENVPPIKRNTATLQYAIIGLGCVCCVFLIFYIGLRIVLYRYKPKVWNRQGHEMQMDV